One genomic region from Henningerozyma blattae CBS 6284 chromosome 2, complete genome encodes:
- the DTD1 gene encoding D-tyrosyl-tRNA(Tyr) deacylase (similar to Saccharomyces cerevisiae DTD1 (YDL219W); ancestral locus Anc_2.59), with translation MKIVLQKVSQASVVVSGKLVSEISKGYMLLVGISVDDTEEDVNKLSKKVVGLKIFEEGDKFWKKNIKEVNGEILSISQFTLMGRTKKNKPDFHLAQKGDIALELYNKFLKNLRDEMGESKVKDGEFGAMMDCKLTNEGPVTLILDSQN, from the coding sequence ATGAAGATTGTTTTACAAAAAGTCAGCCAAGCTTCGGTAGTAGTTAGTGGTAAACTAGTTTCAGAAATAAGTAAAGGATACATGCTTCTAGTAGGTATTAGTGTAGATGATACTGAAGAAGATGTTAACAAGTTGAGCAAGAAGGTTGTAGGTTTAAAGATATTCGAAGAAGGCGATAagttttggaaaaaaaacattaagGAAGTCAACGGTgaaattctttcaatttccCAATTTACCTTGATGGGGCGTACTAAGAAGAATAAACCAGATTTCCACCTTGCTCAAAAGGGTGACATTGCTCTTGAattgtataataaatttttaaaaaacttAAGGGATGAAATGGGTGAAAGCAAAGTAAAAGATGGCGAGTTCGGAGCTATGATGGATTGTAAATTAACCAACGAGGGTCCCGTCACTCTCATTTTGGATTCTCAGAATTGA
- the DUG3 gene encoding glutamine amidotransferase subunit DUG3 (similar to Saccharomyces cerevisiae DUG3 (YNL191W); ancestral locus Anc_2.60), giving the protein MCRFLIFKGKEPIQLSHLLTRPAHSIINQSFDSRLRLDTRRPMNGDGFGVAYYPMDEELKKDGPCTFKAITPAWNNENLNVLAEKTKTDLVFAHVRASTYGILSETNCHPFNYHKISFMHNGGISNFKLIKRKLINFIKDEYLNFLQGSTDSECAFALFLDTLDKMGIDTKQKDNKPIGDVAMREALLKTIGYLKDWANESVAKALEKGGEDAAGISLEPSLLNFAVTDGDNVVVSRYIASATDEAPSLHFSCGSKFVEVKPGEYRMERRGRDQAVVMVASEPLTFERGDWTAVPTNSILSIRKQTILLHPIIDEYYRANPGHARSAALAENLGLMGTVPVASRVEKNVPPLEREGRSRPSHHTMFVNS; this is encoded by the coding sequence ATGTGTAGATTCCTAATATTCAAAGGTAAAGAGCCTATACAGTTGTCTCATCTTTTAACTAGGCCTGCACACTCTATTATCAATCAGTCTTTTGATAGTAGACTACGATTGGATACACGCCGACCAATGAATGGTGATGGTTTTGGTGTTGCTTATTATCCTATGgatgaagaattgaaaaaagatgGGCCATGCACTTTTAAAGCCATCACTCCAGCATGGAATAATGAAAACTTAAATGTTTTGGCTGAAAAAACTAAAACTGATTTAGTATTTGCACATGTTAGAGCTTCGACTTATGGTATTTTAAGTGAAACAAATTGTCATCCTTTTAATTACCATAAAATTAGTTTTATGCACAACGGTGGTATATCGAATTTCAAGCTTATTAAGAGGAAGctaatcaattttattaaagatgagtacttaaattttttacaaGGTAGTACTGATTCAGAGTGTGCATTTGCATTGTTTTTAGATACTTTAGATAAGATGGGGATTGATACCAAGCAAAAAGACAATAAGCCTATCGGAGACGTAGCTATGAGAGAAGCCCTATTAAAAACCATTGGGTATTTAAAGGACTGGGCAAACGAATCAGTAGCAAAAGCTCTTGAAAAAGGTGGTGAAGATGCTGCAGGAATCTCTTTAGAaccatcattattaaattttgctGTAACAGATGGCGACAATGTAGTTGTATCAAGATATATTGCATCTGCTACAGATGAAGCACCTTCCTTACATTTCAGTTGTGGATCCAAATTTGTTGAAGTGAAACCTGGTGAATATCGTATGGAAAGAAGGGGTCGTGATCAAGCTGTTGTCATGGTTGCAAGTGAGCCATTAACATTTGAACGTGGAGATTGGACAGCAGTTCCTACAAATAGTATTTTAAGTATACGGAAACAAACTATTTTATTACATCCTATTATTGATGAATATTATAGAGCTAACCCTGGCCATGCTCGTTCTGCTGCGTTAGCTGAAAACTTAGGTTTAATGGGTACCGTACCAGTTGCCTCCAGAGTTGAAAAGAACGTTCCTCCATTAGAGAGAGAAGGGAGAAGTAGACCTAGCCATCATACTATGTTTGTTAATTCTTAA
- the TBLA0B00670 gene encoding uncharacterized protein (similar to Saccharomyces cerevisiae YDL218W; ancestral locus Anc_2.61) — translation MTSKLTVFLLINLRFWEFCSSVLVMSLLAAAMSESHFHGSKRFNFSLAQGAIGTCYSLFVILLPPIVPGLVFAGFYFCWEVIMNLLWLCCFIVVAKVVGEHSCHNKFTKTYNPKYGSQTRYQETGGEYNPFTNKYTTKRYHVPCNCAKAAIAFAGLSWLLSCFSCIVLWYKVCRPIKASHGRSGLWKTGNSMGVRLHRFTTMTLADDADNQLMMQEAEPPVEDYAPPTKKSKKSKKAVQPEPQPRDSGVSETDIESGDEMKEDKLHQPETNSSGSTDGDAVV, via the coding sequence atgaccTCAAAACTTAcagtttttttattaattaatttaagaTTCTGGGAATTTTGTTCCTCCGTATTGGTCATGTCATTATTAGCTGCTGCTATGTCAGAATCCCATTTCCACGGTtcaaaaagatttaatttcagTTTAGCCCAAGGTGCTATTGGCACTTGTTATTCTCTTTTCgttatattattaccacCTATTGTACCTGGTCTAGTTTTTGCTGGTTTCTATTTTTGCTGGGAGGTTATTATGAATCTATTATGGTTATGTTGCTTTATTGTTGTAGCTAAAGTAGTTGGTGAACACAGTTGtcataataaatttacaaaaactTATAATCCAAAGTATGGATCTCAAACAAGATACCAAGAAACTGGTGGTGAATATAATCCATTTactaataaatatacaacAAAGAGATATCATGTTCCTTGCAATTGTGCCAAAGCTGCAATTGCATTTGCTGGTCTTTCGTGGTTATTAAGTTGTTTCTCTTGTATTGTTTTATGGTACAAAGTCTGTAGACCAATTAAAGCTTCTCACGGTAGAAGTGGTTTATGGAAAACTGGAAATTCTATGGGTGTTAGACTACATAGATTTACCACAATGACTTTGGCCGATGATGCtgataatcaattaatgatGCAAGAAGCCGAACCTCCAGTTGAAGATTATGCTCCACCAACAAAGAAATCCAAAAAATCCAAGAAGGCTGTTCAACCAGAACCTCAACCAAGAGATTCAGGCGTTTCTGAAACCGATATTGAAAGTGGTGATGAAATGAAAGAGGATAAATTGCACCAACCAGAGACAAATTCAAGTGGGTCGACTGATGGTGATGCTGTCGTATAG
- the TBLA0B00680 gene encoding uncharacterized protein: MSSNPSGKKPDIIDETKNSTENDNSKLETKNSDPFFKKNLKKYKNSKYYENFENSKDIFSVKYLVKYLSRGKKLNLNSKILFAIILLLCLIFSLRFSNFGDGNNNSKNLTNAKVIERKKDLGRLDLTSIVNKRSLKNFPISDELLDEGNYDTYKFTGYISNLNVNNLINKKQNEKSDFIEKHEKQAAEDLVSINELELISSSDYNQIVECEDLEYTSSVKYSKEQTFIEDDLIALRKYLLAKDFDAEDKFIAEHVQQENEKDKTDIEIVKRSWYRFGSSSVWMESEQCYVTVTRLMYCKGGNKAYPDISLIRAQTFDKNWKEIKGKRIPKVDVKLPKDIEKQIEELENEYDLNHKSCDKYMNSPAQYGACVVEKNKVNLENKKRAQSLIDQYFVTYPTVYKFPIVAHRIYTGPEDPRIVLRKFGNQEEPVVVFNMDTIKDRKMHAFLPHRALHPLVELNFPGMKGMQKNWAPFFLDSDFDSSELSRGYIHFVHNYNPLEILLCSLNDGNCEKVFTKQTLGLTGKNEYGGIRGGTQFVQLPSVITRINGKTILVGFSKLHINNCGCGSRFYRPMLNIIVEEKGIFHQELIVPSMDFNIEVLDWSTKSHTCKFYNILSPNSIAFWDVIRQDPHTKKFEDLLVFTFSEADEVSKAINVRGLLDYIINLYSEKDIEDNFVPSSDTDVALGKTLQCVKSKAENICREYGESHPEED; this comes from the coding sequence ATGTCTTCAAATCCTTCTGGGAAAAAGCCTGATATCATTGATGAAACGAAAAACTCAacagaaaatgataattcaaaaCTTGAAACTAAAAATTCTGACCCTTTCTTTAAGAAAAACttaaaaaagtataaaaattcaaaatattatgaaaattttgaaaactcaaaagatattttttcagtcaaatatttagtaaaatatttatccaggggtaaaaaattaaatttaaattcaaaaatattgttcGCCATAATATTACTTCTTTGCTTGATCTTCTCGTTAAGATTTAGTAATTTTGGTGAcggtaataataattcaaaaaatctCACCAATGCAAAAGTgattgaaagaaaaaaagactTGGGACGGTTAGATCTTACATCAATTGTAAACAAGAGATCTCTCAAAAACTTTCCAATTTCGGATGAATTATTGGACGAGGGAAATTATGATACTTATAAATTCACTGGGTATATCAGTAACTTGAATGTTAACAAtctaattaataaaaaacaaaacgAAAAATCAGATTTTATAGAAAAACATGAAAAGCAGGCAGCTGAAGATTTAGTTTCCataaatgaattagaattaatcTCCAGTAGTGACTACAATCAAATAGTTGAATGTGAGGATCTTGAATATACTTCAAGTGTTAAGTATTCAAAAGAACAAACATTtattgaagatgatttaattgcattaagaaaatatttattagcAAAGGATTTCGATGCTgaagataaatttattgCAGAACATGTACAACAAGAAAACGAAAAAGATAAGActgatattgaaattgtCAAGAGAAGTTGGTATAGATTTGGTTCTTCAAGTGTGTGGATGGAAAGTGAACAATGCTACGTAACAGTAACAAGATTGATGTATTGTAAAGGGGGAAACAAGGCTTACCCTGATATTTCTCTAATAAGAGCTCAAACATTCGATAAAAATTggaaagaaattaaaggtAAACGTATTCCTAAGGTTGATGTAAAACTTCCAAAAGATATCGAAAAGCAAATTGAAGAGCTAGAAAACGAATATGACCTAAACCATAAATCATGtgataaatatatgaaCAGCCCAGCTCAATATGGTGCCTGTGTAGTTGAAAAGAATAAAGTAAACTtggaaaacaaaaagagaGCACAAAGTTTAATCGATCAATACTTTGTCACATATCCAACAGTTTATAAATTCCCAATTGTTGCTCATAGAATTTACACAGGTCCCGAAGATCCAAGAATTGTGCTaagaaaatttggaaatcaAGAGGAACCAGTCGTTGTTTTCAATATGGATACTATTAAAGATAGAAAGATGCATGCTTTCCTTCCACACCGTGCATTACATCCATTAGTTGAATTGAACTTTCCAGGAATGAAGGGAATGCAAAAAAACTGGGCGCCATTTTTCTTAGATTCAGATTTCGATAGCTCTGAATTATCTAGAGGTTATATCCACTTTGTTCATAACTACAACCCACTTGAGATTTTACTATGTTCTTTAAATGACGGTAATTGTGAAAAAGTCTTCACAAAACAAACTTTAGGTTTGACAGGTAAGAATGAGTATGGGGGAATTAGAGGTGGAACACAGTTTGTCCAACTACCATCTGTAATTACAAGAATAAATGGTAAGACTATATTAGTTGGGTTTTCAAAATTacatattaataattgtgGTTGTGGGTCTAGATTTTATAGACCAATgcttaatataattgttgaaGAAAAGGGAATATTTCACCAAGAATTAATTGTGCCTTCTATGGATTTCAATATTGAAGTATTAGATTGGTCTACAAAGTCACATACTTGCAAGTTCTACAATATTCTTTCACCAAACTCTATTGCATTCTGGGACGTAATTAGACAAGATCCACACACTAAGAAATTTGAGGATCTTCTTGTATTTACCTTCAGTGAGGCAGATGAAGTATCAAAAGCGATCAATGTTAGAGGTCTCCTTGattatattatcaatttatATAGTGAAAAGgatattgaagataattTCGTACCATCTTCTGATACCGACGTGGCTCTAGGAAAGACTTTACAATGTGTTAAATCCAAGGCTGAAAACATCTGTAGAGAATATGGTGAATCACATCCAGAGGAAGACTAA